From one Tsukamurella tyrosinosolvens genomic stretch:
- a CDS encoding cytochrome c biogenesis CcdA family protein: MGEAFATAAVSGPLLLALGACLLAGLVSFASPCIVPLVPGYLSYLAGLVGAEAPAATVDEAKAGARAGRWRVMGAAILFVAGFTAVFLLMTMSVFGLATSIRLNADTLMRIGGVVTIVMGLAFIGLVPLLERDVRFAPRQWTTLAGAPLLGGVFALGWTPCIGPTLAGILSIVVGTDAEPARGAILIVAYCAGLGLPFIVLALGSTVAVRAVGWLRRNSRRIQVFGGVLMIAVGVALVTGYWAEFIDLVRRLFVSNTVMPI, from the coding sequence ATGGGAGAGGCCTTCGCCACCGCGGCCGTCTCGGGCCCGCTGCTGCTCGCGCTCGGCGCGTGCCTGCTCGCCGGGCTCGTCTCCTTCGCCTCGCCGTGCATCGTCCCGCTCGTGCCGGGCTACCTGTCGTACCTCGCAGGGCTCGTCGGGGCCGAGGCTCCGGCCGCCACCGTCGACGAGGCGAAGGCCGGCGCGCGGGCGGGCCGCTGGCGCGTCATGGGCGCCGCGATCCTCTTCGTCGCCGGCTTCACCGCCGTCTTCCTGCTGATGACGATGTCGGTCTTCGGGCTCGCCACGTCGATCCGGCTCAACGCCGACACCCTCATGCGGATCGGCGGCGTCGTCACCATCGTCATGGGCCTCGCCTTCATCGGCCTGGTCCCCCTGCTCGAGCGCGACGTCCGGTTCGCGCCGCGGCAGTGGACCACCCTCGCGGGCGCGCCGCTGCTCGGCGGCGTCTTCGCGCTCGGCTGGACCCCGTGCATCGGCCCCACGCTCGCCGGGATCCTGTCCATCGTCGTCGGCACCGACGCCGAACCCGCCCGCGGCGCGATCCTCATCGTCGCCTACTGCGCCGGGCTCGGGCTGCCCTTCATCGTCCTGGCCCTCGGGTCGACGGTGGCCGTCCGCGCCGTCGGGTGGCTGCGCCGCAACTCGCGCCGCATCCAGGTCTTCGGCGGCGTGCTGATGATCGCCGTCGGCGTCGCCCTGGTCACCGGCTACTGGGCCGAGTTCATCGACCTCGTCCGCCGCCTCTTCGTCTCCAACACAGTGATGCCGATCTGA